The Nitrospira sp. CR1.1 sequence CGCTTCAATCTTTTCCCCCAGCGTCTCCAGAATGACAAAGTACCGATCCACAATCGAGTCCATCAGGGCATAGAGCAGGTAATCCGCGCCGGCATGGCGCAGGCGGCCCTTCCCGTTACGCAACCGCTCCTTCACACCCTGAAAGACATCCCCGCCATTTTCCTGGAATGAGAGCACAAAATTTTCCCCGAACACCAGGCTGACCTGTTCAACATTGATGTCGCCTTCGCTTTTGCCTTCGTACAGCATCTTCAACACCAGATAGCCGTACGTACCATAATCGTCCAGCTTCGGACGTTGGTTGGTGTTGGCGATATCCTCGAGCAGCAAGGGATGAAGGCCGAACATTTTTCCGAACGCCTCCAGCACATCCATTTTATGGATGCCACCGACATCCACCCAGCGAACCGTCGGCTCCCCCGTCGCAACCACCTCGTCCGGCTTCGCCACCGTGCGTTCCTGGTATTGACCCTCGCCGTATTCGTAGACGGAAATGGTGACCGTCTCCGATTTCTTTTCGCCGATATGGACCAGTGTTCCGGGCGGCAGGCCTGCTTTGCGGGATCGTTTGTGTTTCAATTTCATCGTACTATCAGCTTGTACGCGGAACCGGTCAGAGGGTCAAGAGCCGAAACGCCTGCACAAAGCGACTCCGGGCTTTGTTCCCGCTTGAAGACCTGGTAGGTTGAAGCGAGGGGGAATGACCTCCCTCTCCCTTGGGAGCCGAGGACAATGGATTACGAACTCACTATCCTGTCACAAGCCATGAACGAAGCAGGCCGTGAAGTGCTTCGGTTAGCAGCCGCAGGGTTTGAAACCTTTACAAAATCGGATCACTCCCCGGTCACCTCTGCGGACCTGGCCGTGAATCAGATTCTCCACGACAGGTTGGCGACACGCTTTCCCGAGGACGGGTGGCTGTCCGAAGAAACCGCGGACAATGAAGAGCGTTTGAGCAGAAAACGGGTCTGGATCGTCGATCCGATTGATGGGACACGGTCGTTCGTGCGGGGTCTGCCAGAATTCTGCCTTTCGGTGGCGCTGGTTGAGAATGGATTGCCAGCCGTGGCAGCGATCTTCAATCCGGCGACCGGCGAGTTTTTTTCAGCCATTCGCGGGCGTGGCCTCCGTGTCGAGCGCCGGTCAGATTCTGATCATCCACCCTTCACCTCCTCCGAACGTCCGGTTGCGCTCGTCAATCCCTGGGAACTGCGGGTGGGCCGGCTTGAAGGCCTTCAGGCCCACCTCCACTGCCGCCCGATCGGATCCATCGCTTATGCGCTTGCCCTGGTGGCCGCCGGTCAAGCGGATGCGGTGATCACCCTGACCGGCGGCAATGAATGGGACATTGCCGCCGGAGTGCTGTTGGTCGAAGAAAGCGGAGGACGCGCCACCAGCGCCGCCGGTCATCCCGTCACCTTCAACCGCGCCGACCCACGATTGCCGGGGACGCTCGCCATCGGTTCGGACCTGCCCATACCGGCGCGCACTCACCTGATCCAACAGAGCATCGCAGCCGCCGCAGGTCATTCCACTCCGTCGTAACCCTTTTCATAGCCCCCCCTTCTCTGTACGATAGTCCGCATCGTCTCAACCCGGGAGGTGTCTCCATGAACGTGGCCTTGTTGGGCACAGGATTGTTAGGCCAGGGGGTGGCGGAACGGCTTCATGCCACCGGCCACACCCTGGCAGCCTATAACCGTTCCGCCGAAAAGACCCTTGCGCTCCGGCAGCAGGGCATCCACATCGCTTCAACCGCCGCAGAGGCCATGTCGGCAGCAGAAGTCGCGCTCCTGCTGCTGTCTGATGCCGCAGCCATCCGCGCAGTGCTGTTTCACCCGCTGACCAGTCCCGCGATTGGCGGGCGTACGATCATCCAGATGGGTACGATCGGACCGGCCGAGAGTTGTTCAATCGAGCAAGAGGTCACACGTCTGGGCGGCCGCTATCTTGAAGCGCCGGTGCTCGGCAGCATTGCGGAAGCCAAAGCAGGCACGCTCCTGGTCATGGTAGGCGCGACTCGGGAGCGCTATGACGAATGGGCGCCGCTATTGCGCAGCCTGGGAGAAGACGTGCGCCTGGTCGGGCCCGTCGGAAAAGCGGCGGTGATGAAGCTCGCGCTCAACCAGCTGATCGCCGCCGAAATGGCGGCTTTCTCGCTGAGTCTGGGACTGGTCCGACGAGGCGGTGTTGATGTGGAAGATTTTATGGAAGTAGTGCGCAGGAGCGCGCTCTACGCGCCGATGTTCGAAAAAAAACTGCCCCGGTTGGTGAAACGGAACTACGCGCAGCCGAACTTTTCTACCCGGCATCTGCTCAAGGATGTGGAGCTTGCTCTCGGCGCCGCAGAGGCGTCCCACCTTTCGCCGACCGGGCTTCAGGGAGTACGATCTTTACTCATCGAGACGATAGCCACGGGCCTGGGAGAGGTGGACTACTCGGCGATCTATGAACGGATCGATCCTCTTGCGTCACGGCAATCGTGACGGTCAGTGCGCGGCAGGCCATGGCTGATTGTCCACGATCGACTGCACCTTCATCACATGGAACCGTCCGCCGGCCTTGGCCGGAGCATGGTCGCCTTCAATACGCGTATACCACCAGCGCCCTTCACCTTCTGAATAGTCGGGAGACAGGGTAATCTCAAACCCTCCTTCTCGATCATTCTCCCGTTGAGCCCAGGCCCCGATCCATCGATGGTCGGTCACCAGATCGGTTCGGAATCGTCCATCTTTAAAATCGTACGACCCGTCCCCGAATCGATCGAGCCTCAGCGGTACCACCATTCCACCTTCCTCGTATTCCCATTCACCCGCGAGAACGGCATGCTCCCCGCGATGCATGGATATTTCTCCCGTCACCAGGTCGGACCAGGTGGTCTCTTGAGGCCGCGGCGCGTGACTGCAAGCCTGGATACTCAACAGGCTTAGACCTATCGCAAAAGAAAGCCATCGATTTTGTTTCATTCGGTACATCCTGGGTGTTCCTCTCCCCTCCATGTTTCAGGGCAATCTCTTTCATACCATGCACACTCGATACGCTCAAGGCCGCAATCAGTTTTGCTCATATTCACCAATCGCCTCTGATTAATCACGAGAAGACAGTGTATCAGCCGCATAACGGACTCCGGCCGTAGGTCGTTGAGCACTCTCCGATACCCCGTTCACCTCAAGGTCAGGCGCCCTCAACCGATAAGGAATTGGCGGGAACGATCTGTGCCGCGCTGATTTTCCG is a genomic window containing:
- the corA gene encoding magnesium/cobalt transporter CorA; this encodes MKLKHKRSRKAGLPPGTLVHIGEKKSETVTISVYEYGEGQYQERTVAKPDEVVATGEPTVRWVDVGGIHKMDVLEAFGKMFGLHPLLLEDIANTNQRPKLDDYGTYGYLVLKMLYEGKSEGDINVEQVSLVFGENFVLSFQENGGDVFQGVKERLRNGKGRLRHAGADYLLYALMDSIVDRYFVILETLGEKIEALQDLCVTNPGPETLRDIHALKGQLLYFRRSVWPLRDVMNNLSRSDGQFLQGSTKVFFRDVYDHIIQIGDTIETLREMVSSMMEVYLSSVSYRLNGVMKVLTIITTIFMPLSFIASIYGMNFEHMPELKSPWGYPAVLGVMTATGLAMLYFFKQKKWL
- a CDS encoding 3'(2'),5'-bisphosphate nucleotidase CysQ; translated protein: MDYELTILSQAMNEAGREVLRLAAAGFETFTKSDHSPVTSADLAVNQILHDRLATRFPEDGWLSEETADNEERLSRKRVWIVDPIDGTRSFVRGLPEFCLSVALVENGLPAVAAIFNPATGEFFSAIRGRGLRVERRSDSDHPPFTSSERPVALVNPWELRVGRLEGLQAHLHCRPIGSIAYALALVAAGQADAVITLTGGNEWDIAAGVLLVEESGGRATSAAGHPVTFNRADPRLPGTLAIGSDLPIPARTHLIQQSIAAAAGHSTPS
- a CDS encoding NAD-binding protein, coding for MNVALLGTGLLGQGVAERLHATGHTLAAYNRSAEKTLALRQQGIHIASTAAEAMSAAEVALLLLSDAAAIRAVLFHPLTSPAIGGRTIIQMGTIGPAESCSIEQEVTRLGGRYLEAPVLGSIAEAKAGTLLVMVGATRERYDEWAPLLRSLGEDVRLVGPVGKAAVMKLALNQLIAAEMAAFSLSLGLVRRGGVDVEDFMEVVRRSALYAPMFEKKLPRLVKRNYAQPNFSTRHLLKDVELALGAAEASHLSPTGLQGVRSLLIETIATGLGEVDYSAIYERIDPLASRQS